In Xiphophorus maculatus strain JP 163 A chromosome 2, X_maculatus-5.0-male, whole genome shotgun sequence, one genomic interval encodes:
- the nox5 gene encoding NADPH oxidase 5 isoform X1 has translation MSVDEDSRWLEWVTKQFETIAGDDKEIDIDEFKTALKVKESFFAERFFALFDSDGSGSISLDELLKALNLLIHGDETDKLRFLFQVYDVDGSGSIDPDELRTVLKSCLQESAISLPEEKLDDLTLVLFESADKDSSGSITFEELKAELENFPEVMENLTISAANWLKPPDQEQKKPQTPRYLTRAYWQNNSRKLLFLCSYVLLNLMLFVAAMLYHRKGGGWFMLAKGCGQCLNFNCTFVMVLMLRRCLTWLRATWVVRVLPLDQNILLHQIVGYAILFFTLVHTAAHIINFARKSQSGGFSLWEYLLTTRPGIGWVKGTSSLTGVILQLLICLMVFCSSTFVRRSGHFEVFYWTHLSYIWVWILLIIHCANFWKWFVVPGFVFLLEKIVGIAVSRIGGLYIVEVNLLPSKVTHLVIRRPQFFQFKPGDYIYINIPVIAKYEWHPFTISSAPEQPDTMWLHVRSMGQWTNRLYEYFRQPESQAVCPKRLATSLRKRRQVKRQQKGQMFLSSESQKAVASNQDDTIELTMFRQNGLQSGSASDPETLVEFPLEEPGLTERGETPPLREVSAKSGENHRFCNIKCYVDGPYGTPTRQIFASEHAVLIGAGIGITPFASILQSIMYRYRMRKHTYPNCSSSGCENVKDSDMRLRKVDFIWINRDQKSFEWFVSLLTKLEMEQADGEPEGQFLEMHMYMTSALSKNDMKAIGLQMALDLLAKKEEKDSITGLRTRTQPGRPEWEKVFQKLSEENKGKVHVFYCGAPALAKVIKAQCEHFGFNFYKENF, from the exons ATGAGTGTGGATGAAGATTCCCGCTGGCTGGAGTGGGTAACCAAACAGTTTGAGACCATCGCTGGAGACGACAAAGAAATTGACATCGACGAGTTTAAAACTGCACTCAAAGTCAAAGAG TCTTTCTTTGCCGAGCGTTTCTTTGCTCTGTTCGACTCGGATGGCAGCGGATCCATCAGTCTAGACGAGCTGCTCAAAGCTCTGAACCTCCTCATCCACGGCGACGAGACCGACAAGCTGCGCTTTCTGTTCCAGGTCTACGACGTCGACG GCAGCGGTTCGATCGACCCAGACGAACTGAGAACGGTTCTGAAGTCGTGTCTGCAGGAGAGCGCCATCTCTCTGCCAGAAGAGAAACTGGACGACCTGACGCTGGTTCTGTTCGAGTCCGCCGACAAAGACAGCAGCGGCTCCATCACCTTTGAAGAACTGAAAGCTGAGCTGGAGAACTTTCCAGAGGTGATGGAGAATCTGACCATCAG CGCCGCTAACTGGCTGAAACCGCCAGATCAGGAGCAGAAGAAGCCTCAGACGCCCCGGTACCTGACCCGGGCCTACTGGCAGAACAACAGCCGGAAGCTCCTGTTCCTGTGCAGCTACGTTCTGCTCAACCTGATGCTGTTTGTCGCCGCCATGTTGTACCACCGCAAAGGCGGCGGCTGGTTCATGCTGGCCAAGGGCTGCGGCCAGTGTCTGAACTTCAACTGCACGTTCGTGATG GTGTTGATGCTGCGACGCTGTCTGACGTGGCTCCGGGCCACCTGGGTCGTCAGAGTCCTTCCTCTGGACCAGAACATCCTGCTGCATCAGATCGTCGGCTATGCCATCCTCTTCTTCACACTAGTGCACACAGCGGCACACATCATCAACTTTG CCCGTAAGTCACAAAGCGGGGGGTTCAGTCTGTGGGAGTACCTGCTAACCACCAGGCCGGGGATCGGCTGGGTGAAGGGGACGTCGTCGCTGACCGGGGTCATCCTACAGCTGCTGATCTGCCTCATGGTGTTCTGCTCCAGCACATTCGTCCGTCGCAGCGGACACTTCGAG GTGTTCTATTGGACTCACCTGTCCTACATCTGGGTCTGGATCCTCCTCATCATTCATTGTGCAAACTTCTGGAAGTGGTTTGTGGTTCCAGGCTTCGTCTTCCTGCTGGAGAAGATCGTGGGAATCGCCGTGTCTCGTATCGGAGGCCTTTACATCGTAGAAGTCAACCTGCTGCCGTCCAAG GTGACTCACCTGGTGATCAGGCGTCCCCAGTTCTTCCAGTTTAAACCTGGAGATTACATCTACATCAACATCCCAGTGATTGCCAAGTATGAGTGGCACCCGTTCACCATCAGCAGCGCCCCTGAGCAGCCAG atACCATGTGGTTACATGTGCGCTCCATGGGCCAGTGGACCAACCGGCTGTACGAATACTTCAGACAGCCGGAGAGCCAGGCGGTTTGTCCCAAGCGGCTGGCCACCAGTCTGAGGAAGCGGCGCCAGGTGAAGAGGCAGCAG AAGGGCCAGATGTTCCTTTCCTCTGAGTCACAGAAAGCCGTGGCTTCGAACCAGGATGACACCATCGAGCTGACGATGTTCCGGCAGAACGGGTTGCAGTCCGGATCGGCTTCAGACCCAGAGACTCTGGTGGAGTTTCCTCTGGAGGAGCCTGGGCTGACGGAGAGAGGAGAGACCCCACCTCTCAGAGAG GTTTCTGCCAAGTCTGGTGAGAATCACCGATTCTGCAACATAAAG TGTTACGTAGACGGGCCGTACGGGACTCCGACCCGGCAGATCTTCGCCTCGGAACACGCTGTGCTAATCGGAGCAGGAATAGGAATCACACCTTTCGCCTCCATCCTGCAAAGCATCATGTACCG GTACCGCATGAGGAAGCACACCTATCCCAACTGTAGCTCCTCAGGGTGTGAAAACGTTAAAGACAGCGACATGAGGCTGCGTAAA GTCGACTTCATCTGGATCAATAGAGACCAGAAGTCCTTCGAATGGTTCGTTAGTTTGCTGACTAAGCTGGAGATGGAGCAGGCCGACGGGGAGCCAGAAG GTCAGTTCCTGGAGATGCACATGTACATGACCTCAGCGCTCAGCAAGAACGACATGAAGGCCATCGGCCTGCAGATGGCGCTCGACCTTCTGGccaagaaagaagagaaagactCCATCACAGGTCTGAGGACCAGAACTCAGCCAGGCCGACCCGAATGGGAGAAG GTTTTCCAGAAACTGTCCgaggaaaacaaaggaaaagttCACGTGTTTTACTGCGGCGCTCCGGCTCTGGCTAAAGTCATCAAAGCTCAGTGTGAACACTTCGGCTTCAACTTCTACAAGGAAAACTTCTGA
- the nox5 gene encoding NADPH oxidase 5 isoform X2, producing the protein MSVDEDSRWLEWVTKQFETIAGDDKEIDIDEFKTALKVKESFFAERFFALFDSDGSGSISLDELLKALNLLIHGDETDKLRFLFQVYDVDGSGSIDPDELRTVLKSCLQESAISLPEEKLDDLTLVLFESADKDSSGSITFEELKAELENFPEVMENLTISAANWLKPPDQEQKKPQTPRYLTRAYWQNNSRKLLFLCSYVLLNLMLFVAAMLYHRKGGGWFMLAKGCGQCLNFNCTFVMVLMLRRCLTWLRATWVVRVLPLDQNILLHQIVGYAILFFTLVHTAAHIINFARKSQSGGFSLWEYLLTTRPGIGWVKGTSSLTGVILQLLICLMVFCSSTFVRRSGHFEVFYWTHLSYIWVWILLIIHCANFWKWFVVPGFVFLLEKIVGIAVSRIGGLYIVEVNLLPSKVTHLVIRRPQFFQFKPGDYIYINIPVIAKYEWHPFTISSAPEQPDTMWLHVRSMGQWTNRLYEYFRQPESQAVCPKRLATSLRKRRQVKRQQKGQMFLSSESQKAVASNQDDTIELTMFRQNGLQSGSASDPETLVEFPLEEPGLTERGETPPLREVSAKSGENHRFCNIKCYVDGPYGTPTRQIFASEHAVLIGAGIGITPFASILQSIMYRYRMRKHTYPNCSSSGCENVKDSDMRLRKVDFIWINRDQKSFEWFVSLLTKLEMEQADGEPEDT; encoded by the exons ATGAGTGTGGATGAAGATTCCCGCTGGCTGGAGTGGGTAACCAAACAGTTTGAGACCATCGCTGGAGACGACAAAGAAATTGACATCGACGAGTTTAAAACTGCACTCAAAGTCAAAGAG TCTTTCTTTGCCGAGCGTTTCTTTGCTCTGTTCGACTCGGATGGCAGCGGATCCATCAGTCTAGACGAGCTGCTCAAAGCTCTGAACCTCCTCATCCACGGCGACGAGACCGACAAGCTGCGCTTTCTGTTCCAGGTCTACGACGTCGACG GCAGCGGTTCGATCGACCCAGACGAACTGAGAACGGTTCTGAAGTCGTGTCTGCAGGAGAGCGCCATCTCTCTGCCAGAAGAGAAACTGGACGACCTGACGCTGGTTCTGTTCGAGTCCGCCGACAAAGACAGCAGCGGCTCCATCACCTTTGAAGAACTGAAAGCTGAGCTGGAGAACTTTCCAGAGGTGATGGAGAATCTGACCATCAG CGCCGCTAACTGGCTGAAACCGCCAGATCAGGAGCAGAAGAAGCCTCAGACGCCCCGGTACCTGACCCGGGCCTACTGGCAGAACAACAGCCGGAAGCTCCTGTTCCTGTGCAGCTACGTTCTGCTCAACCTGATGCTGTTTGTCGCCGCCATGTTGTACCACCGCAAAGGCGGCGGCTGGTTCATGCTGGCCAAGGGCTGCGGCCAGTGTCTGAACTTCAACTGCACGTTCGTGATG GTGTTGATGCTGCGACGCTGTCTGACGTGGCTCCGGGCCACCTGGGTCGTCAGAGTCCTTCCTCTGGACCAGAACATCCTGCTGCATCAGATCGTCGGCTATGCCATCCTCTTCTTCACACTAGTGCACACAGCGGCACACATCATCAACTTTG CCCGTAAGTCACAAAGCGGGGGGTTCAGTCTGTGGGAGTACCTGCTAACCACCAGGCCGGGGATCGGCTGGGTGAAGGGGACGTCGTCGCTGACCGGGGTCATCCTACAGCTGCTGATCTGCCTCATGGTGTTCTGCTCCAGCACATTCGTCCGTCGCAGCGGACACTTCGAG GTGTTCTATTGGACTCACCTGTCCTACATCTGGGTCTGGATCCTCCTCATCATTCATTGTGCAAACTTCTGGAAGTGGTTTGTGGTTCCAGGCTTCGTCTTCCTGCTGGAGAAGATCGTGGGAATCGCCGTGTCTCGTATCGGAGGCCTTTACATCGTAGAAGTCAACCTGCTGCCGTCCAAG GTGACTCACCTGGTGATCAGGCGTCCCCAGTTCTTCCAGTTTAAACCTGGAGATTACATCTACATCAACATCCCAGTGATTGCCAAGTATGAGTGGCACCCGTTCACCATCAGCAGCGCCCCTGAGCAGCCAG atACCATGTGGTTACATGTGCGCTCCATGGGCCAGTGGACCAACCGGCTGTACGAATACTTCAGACAGCCGGAGAGCCAGGCGGTTTGTCCCAAGCGGCTGGCCACCAGTCTGAGGAAGCGGCGCCAGGTGAAGAGGCAGCAG AAGGGCCAGATGTTCCTTTCCTCTGAGTCACAGAAAGCCGTGGCTTCGAACCAGGATGACACCATCGAGCTGACGATGTTCCGGCAGAACGGGTTGCAGTCCGGATCGGCTTCAGACCCAGAGACTCTGGTGGAGTTTCCTCTGGAGGAGCCTGGGCTGACGGAGAGAGGAGAGACCCCACCTCTCAGAGAG GTTTCTGCCAAGTCTGGTGAGAATCACCGATTCTGCAACATAAAG TGTTACGTAGACGGGCCGTACGGGACTCCGACCCGGCAGATCTTCGCCTCGGAACACGCTGTGCTAATCGGAGCAGGAATAGGAATCACACCTTTCGCCTCCATCCTGCAAAGCATCATGTACCG GTACCGCATGAGGAAGCACACCTATCCCAACTGTAGCTCCTCAGGGTGTGAAAACGTTAAAGACAGCGACATGAGGCTGCGTAAA GTCGACTTCATCTGGATCAATAGAGACCAGAAGTCCTTCGAATGGTTCGTTAGTTTGCTGACTAAGCTGGAGATGGAGCAGGCCGACGGGGAGCCAGAAG acacGTGA